A single window of Nocardia sp. NBC_01327 DNA harbors:
- a CDS encoding MFS transporter produces the protein MKLLADITPLRNPDYRRLWTTGIVTVIGAQLSVVAVPKQLYDMTHSSSYVGLAGLFGLIPLIVFGLWGGALADVMDRRKMLLITSTGTGLTSVAFWGQAAAGLNNPWVVLVLFSVQQAFFAMNQPARAAIYPRLLPQEQLPAANSLSMTVMQFGAIAGPVTAGMLIPFSGLATLYLIDSVFLLATLWAIWKLPPIPPTGTARRAGLREVLDGFVYLATQRILLASFAVDVVAMVFGMPRALFPQISLDTFPGSNSGGTALGLLFAAMSVGAVLGGVFSGWLTRIRRQGLAVVVCIVLWGLGMVGFGLAVGAAGHALSTTVALWIAFACLAFGGAVDMFSAALRTTMLQSVATDEMRGRLQGVFIVVVAGGPRIGDVAHGFAAAAVGTAAAAAGGGVLVVLGMVVAALVFPAFVRYRVVRAHSQLQTT, from the coding sequence GTGAAGCTGCTCGCCGATATAACCCCCTTACGCAATCCCGACTACCGGAGGCTCTGGACCACCGGCATCGTCACGGTGATCGGCGCGCAGCTCTCGGTGGTCGCGGTACCCAAGCAGCTGTACGACATGACGCACAGCTCCTCCTATGTCGGGCTGGCCGGACTGTTCGGCCTGATTCCGCTCATCGTGTTCGGGCTCTGGGGCGGTGCGCTCGCCGATGTCATGGATCGCCGGAAGATGCTGCTGATCACCAGCACCGGCACCGGCCTGACCTCGGTCGCCTTCTGGGGGCAGGCGGCCGCGGGCCTGAACAATCCGTGGGTGGTGCTGGTGCTGTTCTCGGTGCAGCAGGCCTTCTTCGCGATGAATCAGCCTGCCCGCGCGGCCATCTACCCGCGCCTGCTGCCGCAGGAGCAATTGCCCGCGGCCAATTCGCTGAGCATGACGGTCATGCAGTTCGGCGCGATCGCCGGACCGGTGACGGCGGGCATGCTGATTCCGTTCAGCGGTCTGGCCACGCTGTATCTGATCGACTCGGTCTTCCTGCTCGCCACACTGTGGGCGATCTGGAAGCTGCCCCCGATCCCGCCCACCGGCACGGCCCGCCGGGCCGGATTGCGCGAGGTGCTGGACGGTTTCGTCTACCTCGCCACGCAGCGAATCCTGTTGGCGTCCTTCGCCGTCGATGTGGTGGCCATGGTCTTCGGCATGCCGCGCGCGCTGTTCCCGCAGATCTCGCTGGATACGTTCCCCGGCAGCAATTCCGGCGGCACCGCACTGGGCCTGCTCTTCGCCGCCATGTCGGTCGGCGCGGTGCTCGGCGGCGTCTTCTCGGGCTGGCTGACCCGAATTCGCAGGCAGGGCTTGGCCGTTGTGGTCTGCATCGTGCTGTGGGGCCTCGGCATGGTCGGCTTCGGCCTGGCCGTCGGCGCGGCCGGGCATGCGCTGAGCACCACGGTCGCGCTGTGGATCGCCTTCGCCTGCTTGGCCTTCGGCGGTGCGGTCGATATGTTCTCCGCGGCATTGCGCACCACCATGCTGCAGTCGGTGGCCACCGACGAGATGCGCGGCCGCCTGCAGGGCGTCTTCATCGTGGTGGTGGCGGGCGGACCTCGAATCGGTGATGTTGCGCACGGTTTCGCGGCGGCCGCGGTGGGTACTGCTGCAGCAGCGGCGGGCGGCGGTGTCCTGGTGGTACTGGGCATGGTCGTCGCGGCGCTGGTCTTCCCCGCTTTTGTGCGTTATCGGGTGGTACGTGCGCATTCGCAGTTGCAGACCACCTGA
- the pdxH gene encoding pyridoxamine 5'-phosphate oxidase translates to MPDQENYATPDLDIAAMRVEYGVDAGDNHPGLDTDLDESWLADGWEPLLRNWIEHATSAGITDSNAMVLATVEITDSGPQPSSRTVLCKGLSPEGVTFYTNYESFKGRQLTATPYASATFVWPALGRQVTVRGPVRRVAAEVTEVYWRSRPRGSQLGAWASQQSRTIGSRAGLDEQWEATTERFAELDVVPVPPFWGGFQIQPETVEFWQGRRSRMHNRLKMTLEPGTTEVSAMKVERLQP, encoded by the coding sequence ATGCCCGACCAGGAGAATTACGCCACTCCCGACCTCGATATCGCCGCCATGCGCGTGGAGTACGGAGTGGACGCCGGAGACAATCATCCGGGCCTGGATACCGACCTCGACGAGAGCTGGCTGGCGGACGGCTGGGAACCGTTGCTGCGCAACTGGATCGAGCACGCGACCAGTGCCGGGATCACCGATTCGAATGCGATGGTGCTGGCCACCGTGGAAATCACCGACTCGGGTCCGCAACCGTCCTCGCGGACCGTGCTGTGCAAGGGCCTCTCGCCCGAAGGTGTGACTTTTTACACGAATTACGAATCGTTCAAGGGCCGCCAGCTCACCGCGACGCCCTATGCGTCGGCGACTTTCGTCTGGCCGGCGCTGGGCAGGCAGGTGACGGTGCGCGGTCCGGTGCGCCGGGTCGCGGCCGAGGTCACCGAGGTCTACTGGCGCTCGCGGCCGCGGGGTTCGCAGCTGGGCGCGTGGGCGTCACAGCAGTCGCGCACCATCGGTTCGCGGGCCGGGCTGGACGAGCAGTGGGAGGCCACCACCGAGCGGTTCGCCGAGCTGGATGTCGTTCCGGTGCCGCCGTTCTGGGGCGGATTCCAGATTCAGCCGGAGACGGTGGAGTTCTGGCAGGGGCGGCGCAGCCGGATGCACAATCGGCTCAAGATGACCTTGGAGCCGGGCACCACCGAGGTTTCGGCGATGAAGGTCGAACGTCTACAGCCCTGA
- a CDS encoding citrate synthase 2 encodes MTASAATSPVIPADFVSGLEGVVAFTTDIAEPDKDGGALRYRGVDIEDLVANRVTFGDVWSLLVDGEFGHGLPPAEPFPLPIHTGDVRVDVQAGLAMLAPIWGYQPLLDIDDDTARDNLARASVMALSYVAQSARGIYQPAVPQKKIDECTTITERFMTRWKGDPDPKHTEAIDAYWVSAAEHGMNASTFTARVIASTGADVAASLSGAIGAMSGPLHGGAPARVLPMIEAVEQSGDARALVKGILDRKEKLMGFGHRVYRAEDPRARVLRATAQRLDAPRYEVAAALEQAALAELRERRPDRAIETNVEFWAAVILDFAEVPAHMMPAMFTCGRTAGWCAHILEQKKLGKLVRPAAIYTGPAPRLPEAVTGWETVVRK; translated from the coding sequence ATGACTGCCAGCGCTGCGACCAGCCCTGTCATCCCAGCTGACTTCGTCAGCGGTCTCGAAGGCGTGGTGGCATTCACCACCGATATCGCCGAACCGGACAAGGACGGTGGTGCGCTCCGGTATCGCGGCGTCGATATCGAGGACCTGGTCGCGAACCGGGTCACCTTCGGCGACGTCTGGTCCCTCCTGGTGGACGGCGAATTCGGACACGGGCTGCCGCCCGCCGAGCCGTTCCCGCTGCCGATCCACACCGGCGACGTGCGGGTCGACGTGCAGGCCGGCCTGGCCATGCTCGCCCCGATCTGGGGCTACCAGCCGCTGCTGGACATCGACGACGACACCGCCCGCGACAATCTGGCCCGCGCCTCGGTCATGGCGCTGTCCTATGTCGCCCAGTCGGCGCGCGGCATCTACCAGCCCGCCGTGCCGCAGAAGAAGATCGACGAGTGCACCACCATTACCGAGCGGTTCATGACCCGCTGGAAGGGTGACCCGGACCCCAAGCACACCGAGGCCATCGACGCCTACTGGGTGTCCGCCGCCGAGCACGGCATGAACGCCTCCACCTTCACCGCCCGCGTCATCGCCTCCACCGGCGCCGATGTGGCCGCCTCGCTGTCCGGCGCCATCGGTGCCATGTCCGGCCCGCTGCACGGCGGCGCCCCCGCCCGCGTGCTTCCCATGATCGAAGCGGTCGAGCAGTCCGGTGATGCGCGTGCCCTGGTCAAGGGCATTCTGGACCGCAAGGAAAAGCTCATGGGCTTCGGCCACCGGGTGTACCGGGCCGAGGATCCCCGCGCCCGCGTGCTGCGTGCCACGGCCCAGCGCCTGGACGCCCCGCGCTACGAGGTCGCCGCCGCACTCGAGCAGGCCGCCCTCGCCGAACTGCGCGAGCGCCGCCCCGACCGCGCCATCGAGACCAATGTCGAGTTCTGGGCCGCCGTCATCCTCGACTTCGCCGAGGTTCCGGCGCACATGATGCCCGCCATGTTCACCTGCGGCCGCACCGCCGGCTGGTGTGCGCACATCCTCGAGCAGAAGAAGCTCGGCAAGCTGGTCCGCCCAGCCGCCATCTACACCGGCCCGGCCCCGCGCCTGCCCGAGGCAGTGACCGGCTGGGAAACGGTCGTCCGCAAGTAA
- a CDS encoding RDD family protein: protein MTYPNNPYPPQQPGEGFPPQPAYGYPQQDAPPPGYNATPPGYGAPPPGYGYPQQQPAQPGYTYPQQGYAPGGYSPYGNSYGQPPLPFAHWGARVGAYLLDALIFFLPGFILEIIGMTVGTDSLDCSTYSSNTSSSYEYSSGCTGGSLNTVGLICIFLALALFIAAGIFLVYLEGSSGQTPGKKALKIRVVRESNGQPLGFGLALGRKLLHVVDSMACYLGWLWPLWDEKRQTLADKIVHTVVVKV, encoded by the coding sequence ATGACCTACCCGAACAATCCGTACCCGCCGCAGCAGCCCGGGGAGGGCTTCCCGCCGCAGCCGGCGTACGGATATCCCCAGCAGGACGCCCCGCCACCGGGCTACAACGCCACACCCCCCGGATACGGCGCTCCGCCACCGGGATACGGCTATCCGCAGCAGCAGCCCGCGCAGCCCGGATACACCTACCCGCAGCAGGGATACGCGCCCGGCGGCTACTCCCCCTACGGCAACTCTTACGGCCAGCCCCCATTGCCGTTCGCCCATTGGGGCGCACGCGTGGGCGCGTACCTTCTCGACGCGCTGATCTTCTTCCTGCCCGGCTTCATCCTGGAGATCATCGGGATGACCGTCGGTACCGATTCTCTCGACTGCTCCACCTATAGCTCGAACACCAGCTCGAGTTATGAATACAGTTCGGGCTGCACCGGCGGCAGTCTGAACACCGTGGGTTTGATCTGCATTTTCCTGGCGCTGGCGCTGTTCATCGCCGCCGGAATATTCCTGGTCTACCTGGAGGGCTCGAGCGGCCAGACGCCGGGCAAGAAGGCGCTCAAGATCCGTGTGGTGCGCGAATCCAATGGACAGCCACTGGGTTTCGGCCTGGCGCTGGGACGCAAACTCCTCCACGTCGTCGACAGCATGGCCTGCTATCTGGGCTGGCTCTGGCCGCTGTGGGACGAGAAGCGGCAGACGCTCGCCGACAAGATCGTCCACACCGTCGTGGTCAAGGTGTAA
- a CDS encoding DUF1272 domain-containing protein: MRIRCERCEVAELPADGPALICAYECTFCESCGRTMNYICPNCGGELVTRPRMSKSR, from the coding sequence ATGAGAATTCGCTGTGAACGCTGCGAGGTTGCGGAGCTGCCGGCAGATGGTCCGGCACTGATCTGCGCGTACGAGTGCACATTCTGTGAGTCGTGTGGTCGAACAATGAATTACATCTGTCCGAATTGTGGTGGCGAATTGGTAACCAGGCCAAGAATGTCCAAATCGCGCTGA
- a CDS encoding polysaccharide deacetylase family protein, whose amino-acid sequence MLDAGLSRRRLLTAGAALAAGFVTAGCGSATGNADDRLAETSPTRTAGLAATKLPLNQTGMAPDAVAAKYAGKKPQQWGTDIPGIITNFNATGKQFAVTFDACGGPGNNDIDENLLSLLIAQQIPATLFVNSRWIEANQARAAQLAANPLFELGNHGTAHRPLSVNGRAVYGINGTQSPQEAVDEVWGNHERLVALTGRAPRFFRTGTAHYDELAVSIVQDLGETPVGFSINADLGATATAAQVQANMMKAQSGGISLAHMHRPKSGTGPGMYNSIPALRSSGFAFVRLP is encoded by the coding sequence GTGCTCGATGCAGGACTGTCCCGGAGACGTCTACTCACCGCCGGCGCGGCGCTCGCCGCAGGCTTCGTTACTGCTGGTTGCGGCTCTGCCACCGGTAATGCGGACGATCGTCTTGCCGAAACCTCGCCAACCCGGACAGCAGGGCTGGCGGCGACGAAATTGCCGTTGAACCAGACCGGTATGGCCCCCGATGCGGTGGCCGCCAAATACGCGGGGAAGAAGCCGCAGCAGTGGGGTACGGATATCCCCGGAATCATCACCAATTTCAATGCCACGGGTAAACAGTTCGCCGTTACCTTCGATGCGTGCGGTGGTCCGGGCAACAACGATATCGACGAGAATTTGCTGAGTTTGCTGATCGCACAGCAGATTCCGGCCACCCTCTTCGTGAACAGCCGCTGGATCGAGGCCAATCAGGCCCGCGCCGCGCAGCTGGCGGCCAACCCGCTGTTCGAACTCGGCAATCACGGCACCGCGCACCGGCCCCTCTCGGTGAACGGCCGGGCCGTCTACGGGATCAACGGGACACAGTCTCCGCAGGAGGCGGTCGACGAGGTGTGGGGCAATCACGAACGACTGGTGGCGCTCACCGGCCGCGCTCCCCGCTTCTTCCGCACCGGCACCGCGCACTACGACGAACTCGCGGTCTCGATCGTCCAGGATCTGGGCGAAACGCCGGTCGGCTTCTCCATCAATGCCGACCTCGGCGCGACCGCCACGGCCGCCCAGGTGCAGGCCAATATGATGAAAGCCCAGTCCGGCGGCATTTCCCTCGCGCATATGCACCGCCCGAAATCCGGTACCGGGCCCGGTATGTACAACTCGATTCCGGCCTTGCGTTCCAGCGGATTCGCCTTCGTCAGACTGCCCTAG
- the serC gene encoding phosphoserine transaminase yields the protein MTSAFPAIPDDLKPADGRFGCGPSKVRPEQLQSLVDTGASVFGTSHRQKPVKDVVARVRTGLRELFTLPDGYEVVLGNGGTTAFWDAAAFGLIREKSLHLSNGEFSSKFASVAKGNPFIGDPIVVKSEPGSAPEPTSDPSVDLIGWAHNETSTGVAIPVSRPAGSENALIAIDATSGAGGLPVNIADSDVYYFAPQKCFASDGGLWIALMSPAALARVEEIKNSGRWTPEFLSLPIAVDNSTKDQTYNTPALATLLLFANQIEWMNGNGGLDWAVKRTADSSSRLYSWAETSEYATPFVADPAHRSQVVGTIDFADSVDAAQVAKVLRANGIVDTEPYRKLGRNQLRVGMFPAIDPEDVSQLTRCIDWVVEKIG from the coding sequence ATGACCTCTGCGTTCCCGGCCATCCCCGACGATCTCAAGCCCGCCGACGGACGGTTCGGCTGCGGACCCTCCAAGGTGCGTCCCGAACAGCTGCAGTCCCTGGTGGATACCGGCGCCTCCGTCTTCGGCACCTCGCACCGGCAGAAGCCGGTCAAGGACGTGGTGGCGCGGGTGCGCACCGGTCTACGCGAATTGTTCACCCTGCCCGACGGTTACGAGGTCGTGCTGGGCAACGGCGGCACCACCGCGTTCTGGGATGCGGCCGCCTTCGGCCTGATCCGGGAGAAGTCGCTGCACCTGAGCAATGGCGAGTTCTCCTCCAAGTTCGCCTCCGTGGCCAAGGGCAACCCGTTCATCGGCGACCCGATCGTGGTGAAGTCCGAGCCGGGCAGCGCGCCCGAGCCGACCTCCGATCCGTCGGTCGACCTCATCGGCTGGGCGCACAACGAGACCTCCACCGGTGTCGCCATCCCGGTCTCGCGTCCCGCGGGCTCGGAGAATGCGCTCATCGCCATCGACGCCACCTCGGGCGCGGGCGGTCTGCCGGTGAACATCGCCGATTCGGATGTGTACTACTTCGCACCGCAGAAGTGCTTCGCCTCCGACGGCGGCCTGTGGATCGCGCTGATGAGCCCGGCCGCGCTGGCGCGTGTCGAGGAGATCAAGAACTCGGGTCGCTGGACCCCCGAATTCCTGTCGCTGCCTATCGCGGTCGACAACAGCACCAAAGATCAGACTTACAACACTCCGGCGCTCGCCACGCTGTTGCTGTTTGCGAATCAGATCGAATGGATGAATGGAAACGGCGGCCTGGATTGGGCCGTCAAGCGCACCGCCGATTCCTCCTCGCGCCTGTACTCGTGGGCCGAGACCAGCGAATATGCGACCCCGTTCGTGGCGGACCCGGCGCACCGCTCGCAGGTGGTCGGCACCATCGACTTCGCGGACTCGGTGGATGCCGCACAGGTTGCGAAGGTGCTGCGCGCCAACGGAATCGTCGATACCGAGCCGTACCGTAAGCTGGGTCGTAACCAGCTGCGCGTAGGCATGTTCCCGGCCATCGATCCGGAGGATGTGTCGCAGCTGACCCGCTGCATCGATTGGGTCGTGGAAAAGATCGGCTGA
- the sepH gene encoding septation protein SepH, whose translation MRELRVIGLTPDSTHIVCIDTESGQKYRLAADDKLRAAARGDLARFGQIEIETEATMRPRDIQARVRAGASVEQVTEESGMPASRVERFAYPVLLERARAAELAQKAHPVRNDGPAVETLIEIISAAFAERGHNIDVAEWDAWKDEKGYWVAQLQWQAGRSVIAAHWRYQPDAHGGSVVPLDDPASDLIDPDFGRALRGLATILPAQNEPVAVEAPALRTPAPAPREERAEYETSPARVASPASMDGYFEQRAAVGDGTVPAATVAAPAPAPVAPSAPATPNPPAAPAQSAPAPAAPAPVAPSAPAQTAPAAPTPVPAAPVPAAPVPAAPVPVPAAEVPAAEPSAPAAAAPAAPAAAKPAAPKPNRAKRGGKAPMPSWEDVLLGVRSSGH comes from the coding sequence GTGCGTGAACTTCGAGTAATCGGATTGACGCCCGATTCCACACACATCGTGTGCATCGATACCGAAAGTGGTCAGAAGTACCGGCTCGCCGCCGATGACAAACTGCGTGCCGCTGCCCGCGGAGATCTTGCCAGGTTCGGCCAAATCGAGATCGAAACGGAAGCCACGATGCGCCCTCGCGATATCCAGGCCCGTGTTCGTGCCGGCGCCTCGGTGGAACAGGTGACCGAAGAGTCCGGCATGCCGGCCAGCCGGGTCGAGCGCTTCGCGTATCCCGTACTGCTGGAACGTGCCCGGGCCGCCGAGCTCGCACAGAAGGCGCACCCGGTGCGCAATGACGGCCCCGCCGTCGAAACCCTCATCGAGATCATCTCCGCGGCCTTCGCCGAGCGCGGCCACAATATCGACGTCGCCGAGTGGGATGCCTGGAAGGACGAGAAGGGCTACTGGGTCGCCCAATTGCAGTGGCAGGCGGGTCGTTCCGTCATTGCCGCGCACTGGCGCTACCAGCCCGACGCGCACGGCGGTTCGGTAGTGCCGCTGGATGATCCGGCCTCCGATCTGATCGATCCCGACTTCGGCCGGGCCCTGCGCGGGCTCGCCACCATCCTGCCCGCCCAGAACGAGCCGGTTGCCGTCGAGGCGCCCGCGCTGCGTACTCCGGCGCCCGCCCCGCGGGAAGAGCGGGCCGAATACGAGACCTCGCCCGCCCGGGTCGCCAGCCCGGCGAGCATGGACGGCTACTTCGAGCAGCGCGCCGCCGTCGGTGACGGCACGGTGCCCGCTGCCACGGTCGCCGCTCCGGCTCCGGCGCCGGTCGCACCCTCGGCTCCGGCTACGCCGAATCCGCCTGCGGCTCCGGCACAGTCGGCGCCCGCGCCCGCTGCCCCGGCTCCCGTCGCGCCGTCGGCTCCGGCGCAGACAGCGCCCGCTGCCCCGACTCCGGTTCCGGCCGCACCCGTTCCCGCGGCTCCGGTTCCGGCTGCCCCGGTTCCCGTTCCGGCAGCAGAGGTTCCCGCCGCGGAACCGTCCGCCCCGGCTGCGGCCGCACCTGCCGCTCCGGCCGCCGCCAAACCGGCTGCGCCGAAGCCGAATCGGGCCAAGCGTGGCGGCAAGGCCCCGATGCCGTCCTGGGAAGACGTACTCCTAGGCGTACGCAGCTCCGGGCATTAA
- a CDS encoding DUF6928 family protein: MPSTVSSLWYIDAPDPVAVLRDHPGPDPEAAWALARQLNPERDVVPAASGTLKVWAGPDPESIYIGCYPGVTVVCSTQAALPKPTTLPELLVRPLASEHTYLIAYDLSLGWGAFAQWERGEFRRSFSSTRVNILEDQGLPRVWERPHWAGEYPIELEPGEMADPQMLPFDPPDFADAANQEWLGFRYRGKFSEDALTPDQIAVCGFSLFPKGQAPALDAAPAPALAERNGKRGLLGWLRGRDRVS, encoded by the coding sequence GTGCCGTCCACAGTCTCGTCTCTCTGGTACATCGATGCCCCCGATCCGGTCGCGGTGCTCCGCGATCACCCGGGCCCGGATCCCGAGGCCGCCTGGGCGCTGGCCCGGCAGCTGAATCCGGAGCGCGATGTGGTGCCTGCCGCCTCCGGCACCCTGAAGGTCTGGGCCGGACCCGATCCCGAATCCATCTACATCGGTTGCTATCCCGGTGTGACGGTCGTCTGCTCCACGCAGGCCGCACTGCCGAAACCCACGACACTGCCGGAGTTGCTGGTCCGCCCGCTCGCCTCGGAGCACACCTATCTGATCGCCTACGACCTCTCGCTGGGCTGGGGCGCGTTCGCGCAGTGGGAGCGCGGCGAATTCCGGCGGTCCTTCAGTTCCACCCGCGTCAATATCCTCGAGGATCAGGGCCTGCCGCGGGTGTGGGAGCGACCGCACTGGGCGGGGGAGTACCCCATCGAATTGGAGCCGGGCGAGATGGCCGATCCGCAGATGCTGCCGTTCGATCCGCCGGACTTCGCGGACGCCGCCAATCAGGAATGGCTCGGATTCCGGTATCGCGGCAAGTTTTCCGAGGATGCGCTGACACCGGATCAGATCGCGGTGTGCGGATTCTCGCTGTTCCCGAAGGGTCAGGCGCCCGCGCTGGATGCGGCGCCGGCGCCGGCTCTGGCCGAGCGCAATGGCAAGCGCGGACTGCTGGGCTGGTTGCGCGGCCGCGACCGGGTGTCCTGA
- a CDS encoding DUF2537 domain-containing protein, with protein MSYPPDGPYGYGYSEPTPWATGIAVIVCVGLLTATGVYAFGSALAQVHPLLSAAVNLIAVGGATPTAWRWRFQPVTRWVIGGLGAGVLVAWIALLLS; from the coding sequence GTGAGTTATCCGCCGGACGGACCCTACGGCTACGGGTACTCCGAACCGACCCCGTGGGCGACCGGAATCGCCGTCATCGTCTGCGTCGGGCTGCTGACCGCCACCGGCGTCTACGCCTTCGGTTCCGCACTGGCACAGGTGCATCCGCTGCTGTCCGCTGCCGTGAATCTCATTGCGGTGGGCGGCGCGACGCCGACCGCATGGCGCTGGCGGTTCCAGCCGGTGACCCGCTGGGTGATCGGCGGACTCGGCGCGGGCGTGCTGGTGGCCTGGATCGCACTGCTCCTCTCGTAA
- a CDS encoding TrmH family RNA methyltransferase, with the protein MAEVIDIDDPADPRVADFRDLSNADRRPDLPGGKGLVIAEGTVVVERMLASRFAPFAVLGVARRYELLAEQLAGVPVPYYRATAEVMAEIVGFHLNRGVLAAARRPPELTAEQVLAGARTVAVLEGVNDHENIGSIFRNAAGLGADAVLFGDRCSDPLYRRSVRVSMGHVLRIPFAQLPPLPGSLDMLRDKGLQIIALTPDPKADTLATAMTGERVALLLGAEGPGLTEETMRASDTRARIPMTPGTDSLNVATAAAMAFYERVRAQ; encoded by the coding sequence GTGGCCGAAGTGATCGATATCGACGACCCTGCCGATCCGCGGGTGGCCGATTTCCGCGACCTCAGCAATGCGGACCGGAGACCGGATCTGCCCGGCGGCAAAGGGCTGGTGATCGCCGAGGGCACCGTGGTGGTGGAACGCATGCTGGCCTCGCGTTTCGCGCCCTTCGCGGTGCTCGGGGTGGCGCGGCGGTACGAACTGCTGGCCGAGCAGCTGGCGGGGGTACCGGTGCCCTACTACCGCGCGACCGCCGAGGTGATGGCGGAGATCGTCGGCTTCCATCTCAATCGCGGGGTGCTGGCGGCGGCGCGGCGGCCGCCCGAACTCACCGCCGAGCAGGTGCTGGCCGGGGCGCGCACGGTGGCCGTGCTGGAGGGCGTGAACGATCACGAGAACATCGGGTCGATCTTCCGCAATGCGGCGGGGCTGGGCGCGGACGCGGTGCTCTTCGGCGATCGCTGCTCGGATCCGCTGTACCGGCGCTCGGTGCGGGTGTCCATGGGGCATGTGCTGAGAATCCCGTTCGCACAACTGCCGCCGCTGCCGGGGAGTCTGGATATGTTGCGCGACAAGGGTTTACAGATAATCGCGCTGACACCGGACCCGAAGGCGGATACGCTCGCCACCGCCATGACCGGCGAGCGGGTGGCGCTGCTGCTGGGCGCGGAGGGCCCCGGCCTGACGGAGGAAACCATGCGGGCCAGCGACACTCGCGCCCGCATCCCCATGACACCGGGCACCGATTCGCTTAATGTGGCGACCGCGGCCGCCATGGCCTTCTACGAAAGAGTGCGTGCCCAGTGA
- a CDS encoding FKBP-type peptidyl-prolyl cis-trans isomerase: MSKPEIEFQDGPAPATLVIKDLVVGEGTEAKPGDTVDVHYVGVEFDSGEEFDSSWNRGESITFPLRGLIQGWQEGIPGMKVGGRRQLTIPPELAYGPAGAGHHLSGKTLVFVIDLQDVLN; encoded by the coding sequence ATGAGCAAGCCCGAAATCGAATTCCAGGACGGGCCCGCGCCCGCCACGCTGGTGATCAAGGACCTCGTCGTGGGCGAGGGCACGGAAGCCAAGCCCGGCGACACCGTCGATGTGCACTACGTGGGCGTCGAGTTCGACAGCGGCGAAGAGTTCGATTCCTCCTGGAACCGCGGCGAATCCATCACCTTCCCGCTGCGCGGCCTGATTCAGGGCTGGCAGGAAGGCATTCCGGGCATGAAGGTCGGCGGCCGCCGGCAGCTCACCATCCCGCCGGAGCTGGCCTACGGCCCCGCCGGCGCCGGTCACCACCTGTCGGGCAAGACCCTGGTCTTCGTCATCGACCTGCAGGATGTGCTGAACTAA